In Mycolicibacterium lutetiense, the sequence TGTTGCAGGCCAGTGCCCGCGCCGAACGGCGGGCCATCGCGGGCAAGGGACTGACCGGTCCGGGTTACGACGGCCATGCCTTTTGGGACACCGAAGGTTTCGTGCTGCCGGTGCTGACGTACACCAAACCCCAGGCCGCAGCCGACGCGCTGCGATGGCGGGCCTCCACGCTGGACCTGGCCCGCGAGCGCGCGTCGCTCCTCGATCTGAACGGCGCCAGTTTCCCGTGGCGCACCATCCGGGGCGAGGAATGCTCGGCCTACTGGCCGGCGGGCACCGCCGCATGGCACATCAACGCCGATATCGCCGCCGCCTTCGAGCGCTACCGCGTTGTCACCGGCGATGATTCGTTGGAACAGGAATGCGGCCTCGCGGTTCTGGTGAACACTGCCCGGCTGTGGATGTCATTGGGGCACCACGACCGCCACGGGATCTGGCATCTGGACGGCGTGACCGGACCGGACGAATACACCGCGGTGGTGCGCGACAACGTCTTCACCAACCTGATGGCCGCCCACAACCTGCGGGTGGCCGCCGACGCCTGCATGCGCCATCCCGACGCATCCGATTCGATGGGTGTGACCACCGAGGAGACCGCGGCCTGGCGCGACGCCGCCGACGCCGCCCACATCCCCTACGACGAGGAACTCGGTGTGCACCCGCAGTGCACGGGGTTCACCACTCTGGCCGAGTGGGACTTCTCGGCCAACACCGCCTACCCGCTGCTGCTGCACGAACCGTATGTGCGGTTGTACCCGGCCCAGGTGCTCAAGCAGGCCGATCTGGTGCTGGCGATGCAATGGCAGAGCCACGCCTTCACCCCGGACCAGAAGGCCCGCAATGTGGACTACTACGAGCGGCGCACAACCCGGGACTCGTCACTGTCGGCATGTACCCAGGCGGTGATGTGCGCCGAGGTCGGCCACCTGGAGTTGGCCCACGACTACGCGTATGAGGCCGCGCTGATCGATCTGCGCGATCTGCACCACAACACCCGCGATGGCCTGCACATCGCCTCGCTCGCCGGCGCCTGGACCGCGTTGGTGTCGGGCTTCGGCGGCCTACGCGACGACGAGGGCGTCCTGTCGCTCGACCCTCACCTACCCGACGGCATCTCGTGCCTGCGGTTCCGGCTGCGGTGGAAGGGATTCCGGGTGACCGTCGACGCGCACCACGACACCGTCACCTACACCTTGCGTGACGGCCCGGACGGTTCGCTGACCATCCGTCACGCCGGTGACGAGGTACAACTCAGCACCCGCGAGTCGACCACCCTCCAGGTGCGTCCCCGGCATCCGCTGTTACCGCCCCCGTCCCAGCCGCCCGGCCGCGAACCGGTACGTCGGCGAACCGGTCACACCAGCCAATAAGTATCGCCCGACAGGTTTGGAGTCAGAGCCTCCCGGGGTACTCGGCGGTGAAGTCAGCGGTCGCGTCGCCGTGCGCGGTGCTTTCCGCTGCACAGCGAAAGGAGCGACGGAGTGACCGGTACCCAGCCCAAGCCGACAACCACCGATGCCGGAATTCCGGTGTACAGCGACGAACACTCGTTGACGATCGGTCCCGACGGGCCGGTCCTGCTGCAGGACCACTACCTGATCGAGCAGATGGCGATGTTCAACCGGGAGCGCATCCCCGAGCGTCAACCGCACGCCAAGGGCGGCGGCGCATTCGGTCACTTCGAGGTGACCCACGATGTCAGCGCCTACACCAAGGCCGCGGTGTTCCAGCCGGGCGTCAAAACCGAGACCCTGAACCGGTTTTCCACCGTGGCCGGTGAGCGCGGCAGCCCCGACACCTGGCGTGATCCCCGCGGCTTCGCCACGAAGTTCTACACGACCGACGGCAACTTCGACATGGTCGGCAACAACACCCCGGTGTTCTTCATGCGCGACCCGTTGAAGTTCCAGCACTTCATCCGGTCCCAGAAGCGACGCGCGGCCAACAACCTGCGCGACCACGACATGCAGTGGGATTTCTGGACCCTGTCCCCCGAATCCGCGCATCAGGTGACGTGGCTGATGGGCGATCGCGGTATCCCCCGCGACTGGCGCCACATGAACGGCTACTCCAGCCACACCTACAGCTGGATCAACGCCGCCGGGGAGATCTTCTGGGTGAAGTACCACTTCAAGACCGACCAGGGCGTCGAGTTCCTCACCCAGAAAGAGGGTGATGAGATGGCCGGCATCGACGGCGATGCCCACCAGCGCGATCTGTACGACGCGATCGAGCGCGGTGAGTTCCCGACGTGGTCGTTGAAGGTCCAGATCATGCCGTTCGAGGAGGCCAAGGACTATCGGTTCAACCCGTTCGACCTGACCAAGGTGTGGCCGCACAGCGACTATCCGCTGATCGATGTCGGCACCCTGCGCCTGGACCGCAACGTCGAGGACTATCACGCCGAAATCGAGCAGGCCGCGTTCGAACCGAACAACCGGGTGCCGGGCACCGGCCTGAGCCCGGACAAGATGCTGCTGGCCCGCGACTTCGCCTACGCCGACGCCCACCGCCACCGGTTGGGGAGCAACTACAAGCAGATCCCGGTCAACGCGCCGAAGGTGGAGGTGAACAGCTACTCGAAGGACGGCGCGATGCGGATGAAGAATGTGTCCGACCCGGTGTACGCCCCGAATTCGTACGGCGGCCCGAAGGCCGACCCGGCACGCACCGGTGAATCGCTATGGCACGCCGACGGCGACATGGTCCGCACCGCCTACACGCTGCACGCCGAGGACGACGACTGGGGCCAGGCCGGAACGATGGTGCGTGACGTGCTCGACGACGCAGCGCGCGCCCGATTGGTCTCCAAT encodes:
- a CDS encoding glycoside hydrolase family 65 protein, with the translated sequence MITHDAYPVEPWQVRETRLELNLLAQSESLFALSNGHIGLRGNLDEGEPYGLPGTYLAGFFEVRPLPYAEAGFGYPEAGQTVVDVTNGKLLRLLVDDEPFDVRYGELIDHERTLDLRAGTLTRLAHWRSPAGKQVRVVSTRLVSFAHRGVAAIEYIVEAIDEFTRVTVQSELVTNEDQPETSDDPRVSAVLRHPLQAVHHENNDHGALLVHRTRGSGLMMAAAMDHDVEVPGRVEVSTDSRDDLARTTIICGLRPGQKLRIVKYLAYGWSSLRSRPALRDQAVGAIAGARYSGWRGLLDSQRAYLDEFWECADVEVEGDPDCQQAVRFGLFHVLQASARAERRAIAGKGLTGPGYDGHAFWDTEGFVLPVLTYTKPQAAADALRWRASTLDLARERASLLDLNGASFPWRTIRGEECSAYWPAGTAAWHINADIAAAFERYRVVTGDDSLEQECGLAVLVNTARLWMSLGHHDRHGIWHLDGVTGPDEYTAVVRDNVFTNLMAAHNLRVAADACMRHPDASDSMGVTTEETAAWRDAADAAHIPYDEELGVHPQCTGFTTLAEWDFSANTAYPLLLHEPYVRLYPAQVLKQADLVLAMQWQSHAFTPDQKARNVDYYERRTTRDSSLSACTQAVMCAEVGHLELAHDYAYEAALIDLRDLHHNTRDGLHIASLAGAWTALVSGFGGLRDDEGVLSLDPHLPDGISCLRFRLRWKGFRVTVDAHHDTVTYTLRDGPDGSLTIRHAGDEVQLSTRESTTLQVRPRHPLLPPPSQPPGREPVRRRTGHTSQ
- a CDS encoding catalase, yielding MTGTQPKPTTTDAGIPVYSDEHSLTIGPDGPVLLQDHYLIEQMAMFNRERIPERQPHAKGGGAFGHFEVTHDVSAYTKAAVFQPGVKTETLNRFSTVAGERGSPDTWRDPRGFATKFYTTDGNFDMVGNNTPVFFMRDPLKFQHFIRSQKRRAANNLRDHDMQWDFWTLSPESAHQVTWLMGDRGIPRDWRHMNGYSSHTYSWINAAGEIFWVKYHFKTDQGVEFLTQKEGDEMAGIDGDAHQRDLYDAIERGEFPTWSLKVQIMPFEEAKDYRFNPFDLTKVWPHSDYPLIDVGTLRLDRNVEDYHAEIEQAAFEPNNRVPGTGLSPDKMLLARDFAYADAHRHRLGSNYKQIPVNAPKVEVNSYSKDGAMRMKNVSDPVYAPNSYGGPKADPARTGESLWHADGDMVRTAYTLHAEDDDWGQAGTMVRDVLDDAARARLVSNIAGHLSKGVSEHVLERAFEYWKNVDKQLGEKVESSVRNGD